From Populus trichocarpa isolate Nisqually-1 chromosome 19, P.trichocarpa_v4.1, whole genome shotgun sequence, a single genomic window includes:
- the LOC18108627 gene encoding uncharacterized protein LOC18108627 isoform X3, whose protein sequence is MSSASKAWLVAAAVGGVEALKDQGFCRWNYTLRSLHQHAKNHVRSASQAKKLSSSSSAMISDKVKEVTAKQSEESLRKVMYLSCWGPY, encoded by the coding sequence ATGAGTTCAGCAAGCAAAGCTTGGTTGGTTGCAGCAGCTGTTGGAGGTGTTGAGGCGTTGAAAGACCAAGGGTTCTGCAGGTGGAACTACACCTTGAGATCCCTGCACCAACATGCCAAGAACCATGTCAGATCAGCCTCTCAGGCCAAGAagctttcttcttcatcttctgccATGATCTCGGATAAAGTCAAGGAAGTGACAGCAAAACAGTCTGAGGAATCTCTAAGAAAAGTCATGTATTTGAGCTGTTGGGGTCCTTACTAA